The Haloarcula limicola region CGGACCAGTCGAACTTGACGAAGTATACGTCTCGACTGGGGGAAGGCCTCAAGCGCCACCTACCGTCGCGCTCATGTGGCCTATCCACGCGTGAGCGTAGTTCATATAGCGGCGACAAGCCGCCGATTTTCATTATTGTTGACCGGGGCACCGAACAGCGGTATGTGATTCTGGCGAAAGCTGGAGAGGAATTGATGATTCGACGCCTGCTGACGGTCCGCCAGCAGGCGTCGCTCTCCGCCTATACCGACAGACTTCGAGCGTACGAACCGCTCGAAGAGGAGACGCACTTGACCGTAAATACATCGTCCACGGCGAGGGCGTATACGCCGATGACGGGGTACATGTCAACACCTGCGAGAGCCACGCGTCGCTGACGCGACGCTGGCTCTCACCCCATCGTGGCATCTCAAAAGATAAGCTGACACAGTATCTCAGAGCATTCCAACTACGTCGGGAGCAGTATCGAAAACCCACATGAATAGCTCCCAAACACGCTGTTCGACCGACGCTGTAAAATCAACAATGTGCTACACAAGAGCGTTGTTTGATATACGATCAGAATAGATTCAGCTCTTAGTCTATTCAGCGGACAATGACTAACCGGTCGCCGCTGAAATGGATTTTAATAGTTGGAGCTTCTCTTTTGGAACATGAACCAACCTGAACAGGTATCTGAAAGGGCGGAATTTTCGGTCGAAAACATTGGCGGCATCGACAGCACCCAGGTGTCGATTCCGCCCGGCGTAACCGTCTTGACCGGCAAGAATGCGACCAACCGAACATCGTTCCTCCAGTCGATTATGGCTGCGATGGGAAGCGACCAGGCGACACTCAAAGGCGACGCTGAAGACGGGCGTGTTCAGTTGAACCTTCAGGGCAAGACCTACGAACGGACGCTCACTCGAGCAGGTGACTCAGTCGCGTTCGATGGTGATGGCTACCTCGACGATCCTGAGGTAGCCGACCTCTTCGCATTCCTGCTGGAGACTAACGAAGCGCGCCAGTCTGTCGCTCGTGGTGACGACCTTCGGGAAATCATCATGCGCCCCGTCGATATCAAGGATATCAAAAACCGAATCCGCGAACTAGAAGATCAAAAAGACGATATAAACGACGAATTAGCCACTATTGAAGATAGAAAAACGGACATACCTGAACTAGAGCAGCGCCGGCAGCGTATACAGGATCAGATACAAAAGAAAGAAGACGAACTTGAAGATAAGGAAGCAGAGATAGACGAAAGTAACCAAGATGTCGAGTCGAGTCGGGAAGAACAGGAAGAGTTAGAGGAGAAACTTGACGAACTTCGCTCGACGCGCTCGGAGCTCGAATCAACGCGTCGCCAAATCGAGACACAAAATGAGAGTGTCACCTCGCTCAAACAGGAGCAGAGTGACCTCGAAGACGAGCTTGAGGAACTGCCCGAGACGCCGATGGGCGACCACCAGCACCTCGAAACCGAGATCGAACAACTCCGCGAGAAACGCCAGGCACTGAACTCCCAGGTTTCCGACCTTCAGAGTCTTATCCAGTACAACGAGGAACGGTTGGAGGATGAGGACTACGAGGTTCTCGAAACGCTCGACGAAACTAATCAGTCTAAATCGAATGGCTCGCCGACCGACGAACTGCTCGGTAACGGCGATGAGTCGGTCACCTGTTGGACGTGCGGGTCAACGGTCGAACGTGAGCAGATCGAGGACACTGTTGAGCGTCTTCAAGAACGCCGGCAAGACTTAGTAGAGGAACTGAATGACATCAAGTCCGAACTCGAAGACCTGAAGGCCACCCAGCGCGAGGCCAAACAGCAGCAAAACGAGCGTGAGCAAATCGAACGAAAGCTCTCGGACATCGAAGACGAACTTGAGAGCCGCGATGCACAGCTAGACTCGCTCAAATCCCAACGCGAAGAGCTGACCGGCGATGTCGAAACGCTTGAAGCCGACGTCGACGACCTCGAATCAGACGACTTCGAAGAGGTGCTCTCGCTTCACAAAGAAGCTAATCAGCTCGAATTCGAGATTGACAGTCTCGAATCTGATTTGGAGGAAGTCTCTGAGGAGATTGAGGAGATTGAGGACATGCTCGACCGAGCTGACGACCTCCGAGAAGAACGCGACAAGTTACTCGAGCAGCTGACCGACGAACGGACGAAGATCGACCAGATTGAAGCTGATGCTGTTGAGGAGTTCAATGAGCACATGGACGCGATGCTCGAGATTCTGGACTACGAGAACCTTGACCGCATCTGGATCGAGCGTGTCGAACAGACCGTGCGCGAGGGCCGACAGAAAGTGGATAAGACTGTGTTTGACCTCCATATTGTCCGGACCACAGAGAATGGCGCAGCCTACGAAGATACAGTTGAGCATCTCAGCGAGAGTGAGCGTGAGGTCACGGGACTAATCTTCGCGCTCGCGGGCTATCTCGTCCACGATCTGTACGAGACAGTGCCGTTCATGCTCGTGGACTCGCTGGAAGCGATCGACTCGGACCGGATCGCCCAGCTCGTTGAGTACTTCGAAGACTACGCGGAGTATCTCGTTGTCGCCCTGCTGCCGGAAGACGCGCAAGCACTGGACGACGATGTGAACCGAGTTACTGCGATCTGAGCGGCACTCACTAGCTCAAACCCTTATATGGGAGACGCGAATAGGCCCCACTGGAATGTCTCTCATTGTCAAAGCAGCTGTGAAAGATGCGCTGTCGGAGCACAACGTCTCAGCGGATTTCTACGAAGCACTGGATGAAGAAGTCGCGGACCGGGTTGAAGACGCTGCCCAGCGTGCTGAAGCCAACGACCGCAAGACGGTCCAAGCGCGAGACCTCTAAGACACGGCTGAGTAGTTTTTCTCTGACTACTCTGAGTCACGCCCTATTTTAAGAGGGCTGTGGGTGCACAGTGTCAGTATGAGTATCTCAGCGGAGTCAATTCAAGTCGAAAATGTCGTCGCGTCGAGCGACATTGGTCAGGAACTGGCTCTCGAATCACTCGCCATGGACCTCGAAGGGAGTGACTATGATCCAGAGAATTTCCCCGGCTTGGTCTATCGGATGCACGATCCAAAGGCGGCGACGCTGATTTTCCGCTCAGGAAAAGTGGTGTGTACCGGAGCGAAAAGCGTAGACGCTGTCGAGGCTGCCCTCGGACAGGTCTTTGACGAACTCCGGAGCTTGGGAGTTGAAGTCGACGATGCACCAGCGATCGATATCCAGAATATCGTTTCGAGCGCTGATTTGGAGGCGAATCTAAATTTGAATGCGATTGCGATCGGACTCGGTCTCGAACATATCGAGTACGAACCAGAGCAGTTCCCGGGCCTTGTTTATCGACTCGACGACCCAGATGTCGTAGCACTACTGTTCGGCAGCGGGAAACTCGTCATCACAGGTGGCAAGCGATTGAGCGATGTCGAAGACGCGCTCACCGTAATCGGAGATCGGCTCACTGATCTTGGACTACTAGAGTGAGTTTGTGCAAGTAATTATCGGCGCCGTTGACAGCGAATAAATAGAGCTTCTTGGACCCCGCTTGAGAATTCCTACTACTTCCTTTGTCCCATACTGTTCGTGACTCGGAGTTCCATTATCTACTAGTTCAGCTACTCACAACTTCTGGAGCCTGCTCCGCCTTGCGGTGAGCCTGTTCCCAGTATGTGTTGTAGAGTTCAATGCCCCAGTCGACAACTGTCTGGTTGGTACTGATAAGCATCGCAATGTGATCCGCAGCACCGGTTTGATTATAGGCTCCAATGGCGACTTTCCGATCATCGTACACTCCGATGCCGAGCGTTAATTCCTCTTCAAGCCAGCCAATATCGAAATCCGCAAACTCTGAATCGTCGAGAAAGTGCTGGAGTCCCTCTTCATGGAGTTCCCGATAGACGGACTGGTCAACGATTGCCTCCCCTGGAAGTCCCCTCTCAAGCAACTCGTTGTAGGCATCGAATAGCGGTGGATTGTAAATTGACGTCAGCGCCCGAAATTGGCTGAACTGGCGGTCACAGAGGCTCAGTGCAGCCAAGACGACAAGCCCAGGTGAATCTGGACTCGAAACGACGACCTTTGCGTCAGCAAGTGCCTGCACCGGGAGATCCGACCGACATTGGTCGAGTCGCTGCAGCCACGGAGCTTTCTCCACTACTTGCTCAATCGAGAGCGCGAGGTCGTTGTATGCATCTAACACTGTCTGGCCTGCAGGTGTGAGCCGGTGGGTTCCGCCAGTAGTACTGCTCCAGCTCTGCGCTTCACACATGCTGAGCATCCGTTGAACAGTCGAGCGAGAGGGGGCATCTGCTCCAGCCCTAGCGAGTTCATGTGGCCGAGCTGATCCGGCAGCGAGACTGTTTAACACGTCGAGTGCATGCGTAGAGCGGGTGAGACAGGCCAGCTGATCACTGTCGAGTACATCAAGGCACGTTTCAATGGCTTCAAGCGTGATTTTTCCACCAGCAGTGAGTTCATATCCGCACTGCTCAGCAACTGGTTTCGTGAGTCCGCGTTCTGTAAACCGGGCCAGATGGTCCGACGCAGTTTGACGTGTGACCACCCCTTGAGCGTTGATAGCCGATGGTGTCTGTGTTTGTTCCGCAAGTGCGCGGAGGACATCTAGTCGGGCCGAATCAACC contains the following coding sequences:
- a CDS encoding archaea-specific SMC-related protein is translated as MNQPEQVSERAEFSVENIGGIDSTQVSIPPGVTVLTGKNATNRTSFLQSIMAAMGSDQATLKGDAEDGRVQLNLQGKTYERTLTRAGDSVAFDGDGYLDDPEVADLFAFLLETNEARQSVARGDDLREIIMRPVDIKDIKNRIRELEDQKDDINDELATIEDRKTDIPELEQRRQRIQDQIQKKEDELEDKEAEIDESNQDVESSREEQEELEEKLDELRSTRSELESTRRQIETQNESVTSLKQEQSDLEDELEELPETPMGDHQHLETEIEQLREKRQALNSQVSDLQSLIQYNEERLEDEDYEVLETLDETNQSKSNGSPTDELLGNGDESVTCWTCGSTVEREQIEDTVERLQERRQDLVEELNDIKSELEDLKATQREAKQQQNEREQIERKLSDIEDELESRDAQLDSLKSQREELTGDVETLEADVDDLESDDFEEVLSLHKEANQLEFEIDSLESDLEEVSEEIEEIEDMLDRADDLREERDKLLEQLTDERTKIDQIEADAVEEFNEHMDAMLEILDYENLDRIWIERVEQTVREGRQKVDKTVFDLHIVRTTENGAAYEDTVEHLSESEREVTGLIFALAGYLVHDLYETVPFMLVDSLEAIDSDRIAQLVEYFEDYAEYLVVALLPEDAQALDDDVNRVTAI
- a CDS encoding TATA-box-binding protein, with the translated sequence MSISAESIQVENVVASSDIGQELALESLAMDLEGSDYDPENFPGLVYRMHDPKAATLIFRSGKVVCTGAKSVDAVEAALGQVFDELRSLGVEVDDAPAIDIQNIVSSADLEANLNLNAIAIGLGLEHIEYEPEQFPGLVYRLDDPDVVALLFGSGKLVITGGKRLSDVEDALTVIGDRLTDLGLLE
- a CDS encoding DUF1931 domain-containing protein, translated to MSLIVKAAVKDALSEHNVSADFYEALDEEVADRVEDAAQRAEANDRKTVQARDL
- a CDS encoding transcriptional regulator FilR1 domain-containing protein codes for the protein MTRDDRVATNPLTDEQVVIRETINNLVDSARLDVLRALAEQTQTPSAINAQGVVTRQTASDHLARFTERGLTKPVAEQCGYELTAGGKITLEAIETCLDVLDSDQLACLTRSTHALDVLNSLAAGSARPHELARAGADAPSRSTVQRMLSMCEAQSWSSTTGGTHRLTPAGQTVLDAYNDLALSIEQVVEKAPWLQRLDQCRSDLPVQALADAKVVVSSPDSPGLVVLAALSLCDRQFSQFRALTSIYNPPLFDAYNELLERGLPGEAIVDQSVYRELHEEGLQHFLDDSEFADFDIGWLEEELTLGIGVYDDRKVAIGAYNQTGAADHIAMLISTNQTVVDWGIELYNTYWEQAHRKAEQAPEVVSS